Within the Gloeobacter kilaueensis JS1 genome, the region CGGTTGTAGCGTTACTGGGCACAGTGGCCGTAATCTGGCTATCAGAGTTAACAGTGTAAGTGGCATAGCCGTTGCCAAACTTGACAGAGTTGGTGCCGCTATAAAAGCCTGCGCCCTTGATGACGACCTGGGTTCCTGGCAAACCACTGGTGGGTGAAAAGCTGCTGATATTGGCAGAGACCGTGAAGCCACTGCTGCTACTTATATAAGAGCCACCAATGTTGGCAACGATGTTGCCAGTTGTAGCACTGCTGGGCACAGTGGCCGTAATCTGGCTATCAGAATCAACAGTATAGGTGGCATAGCCATTGCCAAACTTGACGGAGCTGACGCCGTTATAAAAACCGGAGCCTTTGATCGCAACCTGTGTACCCGTCGAACCATTCGTTGGAGAGAAGCTGCTGATCGTGGCAGCAGTCTGAGCGAGGGCAGAAGACGGAGGAAGATTGAAGGAGAAAGTCTGGATGGAGGCAGCCGTTGCATTCAAAGCGAGCAAAGCAGCAGCACAGACGGAAACTCGATGAAGTACAGACATGGATGACCTCTAACACGAAGGTAGATGCAAATAGACACACGAAAACCGCGTTGTTCTGATGAACCTTCTGGTATTCAGTGAGTTCATTCAGCAGGATTGGGCAAAGCTAATAGTTGCTCTGGCCATCGGTTAATTGATGGGCTTTCGTCTCGGTTCTTTTGTTATTCGTATTCTGCAATCTGAAACATGATAGACACTACCGTCATCCGACTAACTTTAGGGACTCATAAAATTCCTGGCAGCTATCCGCCTGGTTAGCTCCTGCAAGCCCAAACTCTGCTGCAGAAGGGTACCGATACAGCCCAAATAGGACAGCCACCTGGCCAACCATCAGCAATGGGTCGGCATCTCGGGTGAATCTCTCAGGTGGCAGTTCTGGCTTCTACCGTTCCATCCGTCCAGCGTCCGTATTATCCTGGTGAGAATTGCTCACTCAGTCACAGCGACTCCGGAACAGTGGCTCAAAAGGAAGGAGATGGATACGTGAGAAAGGCTTTGATCACAGGCATAACCGGCCAGGACGGCTCGTACCTCGCCGAGTTCTTGCTTGAAAAAGGCTACGAGGTACACGGACTGCGCCGCCGCTCCAGTAGTTTCAACACTGGCCGCATCGACCATCTCTATCTCGATCCCCACCAACCGGAGGCACGCCTTTATCTGCACTACGGCGATCTATGCGACGGCACTGGCCTGCGGCATCTTGTTGAGCAGATCCAGCCGGACGAGGTCTATAACCTGGCCGCCCAGTCCCACGTCGCTGTCTCCTTCTTGCAGCCTGAGTACACGATCGAGGTAAATGCCACCGGCACCCTGCGATTGCTGGAGGCGGTGCGCGATCTGTGTGATCGCAGTGGCAGGCAGGTGCGCTTTTATCAGGCGGGTACCTCGGAGATGTTCGGTTCTAGCGCGCCTCCCCAGTCGGAGATAACACCCTTTCACCCCCGCTCACCCTACGCCGTCTCGAAGGTGGCAGCTTACTGGCAAACGGTCAACCACCGCGAAGCCTACGGCCTGTTTGCCTGCAACGGTATCCTGTTCAACCACGAGTCGGAGCGGCGCGGCGAAACGTTCGTCACGCGTAAGATTACTCGGGCTGCCACGCGCATCAAACTCGGTCTGCAGGAGCATCTGTACCTGGGCAATCTCGGTGCACGGCGCGATTGGGGCCACGCCCAAGATTATGTACGGGCCATGTGGCTGATGCTGCAGCAGGATGCCCCGGACGACTATGTCGTCGCCACCGGTGAGTCCTACGCAGTGTCGGACTTTGTTGAGCGGGTATTTGCGCGCCTGGAACTCGACTGGCAGGAGCATGTGCGGGTAGATCCGCGCTACTTTCGACCGGCAGAGGTGGAGTTTTTGTGGGGCGACCCGGCCAAAGCCCAGCAGCGTCTGAACTGGCATCACCACGTCAGCATCGATCAGCTAGTAGAGCGGATGGTCACCAGCGACCTGATGCTTGCCCAGCGCGAGAAAGTACTAAAAGAAGCAGGTGTGCTCGGCTCTGCGACTGGTTCTGCTTATATGTTCTAAGGAGGAAATGCCGGTGAGCGATGCTTAATGAGGGGTCTAAGCGATGAGCGAGCTTCAAGATCAGCGAGCCAAAATTTATGTTGCTGGCCACCAGGGTCTGGTAGGCAGTGCAATTTTGCGCCAATTGAACAAACTTGGATT harbors:
- the gmd gene encoding GDP-mannose 4,6-dehydratase, whose amino-acid sequence is MRKALITGITGQDGSYLAEFLLEKGYEVHGLRRRSSSFNTGRIDHLYLDPHQPEARLYLHYGDLCDGTGLRHLVEQIQPDEVYNLAAQSHVAVSFLQPEYTIEVNATGTLRLLEAVRDLCDRSGRQVRFYQAGTSEMFGSSAPPQSEITPFHPRSPYAVSKVAAYWQTVNHREAYGLFACNGILFNHESERRGETFVTRKITRAATRIKLGLQEHLYLGNLGARRDWGHAQDYVRAMWLMLQQDAPDDYVVATGESYAVSDFVERVFARLELDWQEHVRVDPRYFRPAEVEFLWGDPAKAQQRLNWHHHVSIDQLVERMVTSDLMLAQREKVLKEAGVLGSATGSAYMF